One stretch of Nocardia fluminea DNA includes these proteins:
- a CDS encoding DUF742 domain-containing protein, translating to MSDEREHWYEDEAGPLVRLYAVTGGRAKAQRPDLELTTLLVDARSGARSRLLGPEYDAIVELCRAPLSVAEVAAHLRLPLTSTKLLVGDLIDEGRLHARAPRNQLSTAPDLNVLRAVLAGIKRS from the coding sequence ATGAGCGACGAGCGCGAACACTGGTACGAGGACGAGGCCGGTCCGCTGGTGCGCCTCTACGCCGTCACCGGCGGGCGCGCCAAGGCGCAGCGCCCCGACCTCGAGCTCACCACCCTGCTCGTCGACGCGCGCTCCGGGGCGCGCTCCCGTCTGCTCGGTCCCGAATACGACGCGATCGTCGAGTTGTGCCGCGCCCCACTGTCGGTCGCGGAGGTCGCCGCTCACCTGCGCCTACCGCTGACCTCGACGAAGCTGCTCGTCGGCGACCTGATCGACGAGGGCCGCCTGCACGCCAGGGCGCCACGTAACCAGCTGAGCACCGCCCCGGACCTGAACGTCCTGCGGGCGGTGCTCGCCGGGATCAAACGGTCCTAG
- a CDS encoding sensor histidine kinase: MTIRRTGVRGRVSVRIRLLSMVLISSIMLLVVGGGGAVYLVNSARDSTDWAELASSTTAPAILMVSAFQEERRLSLLRLAGDVSSAPALGTAKQRSDEALAAVMAKGDAARALNPDGSREDIEGYNKLFSMVPTVRTGVEFLRITPDEVFAVYTGVIGTIIAASMLAARVAPEAKVGIELGYAVEELRAAEALSQADTLGSVAVTTGEMSAAQLVDFGRRVGEFRGEAAYSATVLKGRRLTQLSEITASPQWQQVIAMQDAILLRGPTSGSDGEVGLPIGLAAWQDASKYVGLALQKLWEDQSGDAHAIARHQGERDTGSALLGGALIALAAVAAFLVALVMANRFIARMHRLRHDTLELADERLPEVMRRVAAGETVDTAAEASHLDFGTDELGQVAAAFNRAHVAAMSAAVAEAQTKAGISTVFLDIAHRSQVVVHRQLALLDRAERDESNADQLDLLFQLDHLATRARRNAENLIILGGEQPGRRWRKPVPLLELVRGAIAESLDYTRIAAKQMPDVRVSGHAVADVIHLLAELMDNATAFSPPETQVVVSGIVVGRGVAVEIVDQGLGMTETDVAERNAMLADPPAFSVGTLAGTSRLGLFVVATLAGRHGISVRLSESVYGGVRVVVLIPSALAEASDPESAISGQFPAVSPRP, encoded by the coding sequence ATGACGATCAGGCGTACCGGTGTTCGTGGCCGGGTCAGTGTGCGTATCCGATTGCTGTCGATGGTGCTCATCTCCAGCATCATGCTGTTGGTGGTCGGTGGTGGCGGAGCTGTCTATCTCGTGAATTCGGCCAGGGATTCCACCGATTGGGCCGAATTGGCGAGCAGTACCACCGCGCCCGCGATTCTGATGGTGTCGGCTTTCCAGGAAGAGCGCAGGTTGTCGCTGTTGCGGCTGGCCGGTGACGTGTCGTCGGCGCCCGCGCTCGGCACTGCGAAGCAGCGCTCCGACGAGGCGCTCGCGGCGGTGATGGCGAAAGGCGACGCGGCGCGCGCGCTGAATCCCGATGGTTCCCGCGAGGACATCGAGGGATACAACAAGCTGTTCTCGATGGTGCCGACCGTGCGCACCGGTGTGGAATTCCTGCGCATTACCCCCGACGAGGTATTCGCGGTATACACCGGCGTGATCGGCACCATCATCGCCGCGTCGATGCTGGCTGCCCGGGTCGCGCCCGAGGCGAAGGTCGGCATCGAATTGGGCTACGCCGTAGAAGAATTGCGCGCGGCCGAAGCGCTGTCCCAAGCCGACACCCTCGGTTCCGTGGCGGTGACCACAGGTGAGATGAGTGCCGCCCAGCTGGTCGATTTCGGTCGTCGGGTGGGCGAATTCCGTGGTGAGGCAGCCTATTCCGCGACGGTGCTGAAAGGCCGCCGCCTGACGCAGCTCTCGGAGATCACCGCGAGTCCGCAATGGCAGCAGGTGATCGCGATGCAGGACGCCATCCTGTTGCGCGGACCGACATCCGGCAGCGACGGAGAAGTGGGGCTCCCGATCGGTCTTGCCGCCTGGCAGGACGCGTCGAAATACGTCGGCCTCGCCTTGCAGAAACTGTGGGAGGACCAGAGCGGCGACGCGCACGCCATCGCCAGACACCAGGGTGAACGCGACACCGGCAGCGCGTTGCTCGGCGGCGCGCTGATCGCGCTCGCCGCGGTGGCCGCCTTCCTCGTCGCGCTGGTCATGGCGAATCGGTTCATCGCGCGGATGCACCGGCTGCGCCACGACACCCTCGAACTCGCCGACGAGCGGCTGCCGGAGGTGATGCGCCGGGTCGCGGCGGGGGAGACCGTCGATACCGCCGCGGAGGCCTCGCACCTCGACTTCGGTACCGACGAGCTGGGCCAGGTGGCCGCGGCGTTCAACCGAGCCCACGTGGCCGCGATGTCGGCCGCCGTCGCCGAGGCACAGACCAAGGCGGGGATCAGCACCGTGTTCCTCGACATCGCCCACCGCAGCCAGGTGGTGGTGCACCGCCAGCTCGCACTGCTCGACCGCGCCGAGCGCGACGAGAGCAACGCCGACCAACTCGATCTGCTGTTCCAGCTCGACCATCTGGCCACCCGTGCCCGGCGCAACGCCGAGAACCTGATCATCCTCGGCGGCGAACAGCCGGGCCGTCGGTGGCGCAAGCCGGTGCCGCTGCTCGAGCTGGTGCGCGGCGCGATCGCGGAAAGCCTGGACTACACCAGAATCGCCGCCAAGCAGATGCCGGACGTGCGCGTCTCCGGGCATGCCGTCGCCGACGTGATCCACCTGCTGGCCGAGCTGATGGACAACGCGACCGCCTTCTCCCCGCCCGAGACCCAGGTCGTCGTGTCGGGAATCGTGGTCGGTCGCGGGGTCGCGGTGGAGATCGTCGACCAGGGTCTCGGCATGACGGAAACCGATGTGGCCGAACGCAACGCGATGCTGGCCGACCCGCCCGCGTTCAGCGTCGGCACGCTGGCGGGCACCTCGCGGCTCGGGTTGTTCGTCGTCGCCACGCTGGCGGGCAGGCACGGCATCTCGGTGCGGCTGTCGGAATCGGTGTACGGCGGCGTGCGGGTCGTGGTGCTGATCCCGTCGGCGCTGGCCGAGGCGTCCGATCCGGAGTCGGCGATCTCGGGTCAGTTCCCCGCCGTCTCGCCGCGACCATGA
- a CDS encoding AAA domain-containing protein, producing the protein MTTPDEAVAGILTDLRDESHRAIVVDSPPGAGKSTLVVRAARQLAEDGDQRMIVAQTNEQVDDLIDRLAAADPALRIGRLSSAAYVVSDRVDRHGNVRVAKQPGDLADRTIVIGTAAKWATITEGSWSHAIIDEAYQMRSDMLLRIANRFDRGLFVGDPGQLDPFATVETARWAGLTWDPTMSAVSVMLANNDHIPTHRLPVSWRLPATAAPVVSKAFYPFTEFQSGTGFGDRRLDFTTRGMGGPVDAVLEEAAESGWGWYELPARHTLRTDRDAVAAIAAIATRLIERGATAHSESGSHPVTTERVAIGTAHRDQADAIRTALRGTRAEPVTVDTANRLQGREYDVTLVLHPLSGRRDASAFHLEAGRLCVLASRHRHACILVGRAGIPELLDAHPSADPVHLGVPVKFPDGWEANQAVLSHLAGHRVRAAP; encoded by the coding sequence GTGACCACACCGGACGAGGCCGTCGCGGGAATTCTCACCGACCTGCGCGACGAGAGTCATCGAGCGATCGTCGTCGACTCCCCACCGGGAGCGGGCAAGTCGACGCTGGTGGTGCGCGCGGCCCGGCAGCTCGCCGAGGACGGCGACCAGCGGATGATCGTCGCCCAGACCAACGAGCAGGTCGACGACCTCATCGACCGGTTGGCCGCCGCCGACCCCGCGCTGCGCATCGGGCGGCTGTCCAGCGCGGCCTATGTCGTGAGCGATCGGGTGGACCGGCACGGCAATGTGCGGGTCGCCAAGCAACCCGGCGACCTCGCCGACCGCACCATCGTCATCGGCACCGCGGCCAAGTGGGCCACCATCACCGAGGGCAGCTGGTCGCACGCGATCATCGACGAGGCGTACCAGATGCGCTCGGACATGTTGTTGCGCATCGCGAATCGGTTCGATCGCGGGCTGTTCGTGGGTGACCCGGGCCAGCTCGACCCGTTCGCGACCGTCGAGACCGCGCGGTGGGCCGGGCTCACCTGGGATCCGACGATGAGCGCGGTGAGCGTGATGCTGGCCAACAACGATCACATCCCCACCCATCGGCTGCCCGTGTCCTGGCGACTGCCCGCCACCGCCGCCCCGGTGGTGTCGAAGGCGTTCTATCCCTTCACCGAATTCCAGTCCGGCACCGGCTTCGGGGACCGCCGACTGGATTTCACGACCCGCGGCATGGGCGGGCCCGTCGACGCGGTGCTGGAGGAGGCGGCCGAATCCGGGTGGGGCTGGTACGAATTGCCCGCGCGCCACACCCTGCGCACCGACCGTGACGCCGTCGCCGCGATCGCCGCGATCGCGACCCGGCTGATCGAACGTGGCGCCACCGCCCACTCCGAATCTGGCAGCCATCCCGTGACCACCGAGCGGGTCGCGATCGGCACCGCGCACCGCGACCAGGCCGACGCCATCCGCACCGCCCTGCGCGGCACCCGCGCCGAACCCGTCACCGTCGACACCGCCAACCGGCTCCAGGGTCGCGAATACGACGTCACCCTGGTGCTGCACCCGCTCTCGGGCCGCCGCGATGCCAGCGCCTTCCACCTGGAGGCGGGCCGGCTGTGTGTGCTGGCCTCCCGGCACCGCCACGCCTGCATCCTCGTCGGCCGCGCTGGTATCCCCGAGCTCCTCGACGCCCACCCGTCCGCCGACCCGGTCCACCTCGGGGTTCCGGTGAAGTTCCCCGACGGCTGGGAAGCGAATCAAGCAGTGCTGAGCCATCTGGCGGGCCATCGGGTGCGAGCGGCGCCGTAG